A stretch of Clostridium sp. BJN0001 DNA encodes these proteins:
- the pulA gene encoding type I pullulanase, translated as MDLYQNYENYTGLLGALYQKEKTKFVVWAPKALSVRLALYGKDEKNVNDPKIIKNMNKGSEGTFYLEVDGNLNGEFYNYLIKNNKEEVMVTDPYAKAVGVNGNYGMVVDLSKTNPDEFLNDKKPEYISPVSSIIYEVHIRDFSINKNSGISDKNRGKYLAFTEKNTSIPGKSTPTCINHLKKLGITHVHLLPCFDYQTVDESKLDQKEYNWGYDPQNYFVPEGSYSSNPYKGEVRIKEFKEMVMALHEEGIRVVMDMVYNHTYKYIDSNLNCAVPDYYYRKKENGEFSSGSGCGNEIASERFMVRKLIVDSVKYWAKEYHIDGFRFDLMGVTDIDTMKEIRTELDKMDKSLIMYGEGWTGGSTVLPRNLQALKENVPKFDKLQIAAFSDDTRDSIKGHVFKAEECGYVNGKKNMDDNIKACVVAFTDQKEINYNNAIYTDIPWANEPYQCVNYTSAHDNYTLWDKLTITAADSSFEERKNMNKLSAAIVLTSQGIPFFQAGEEFLRTKINSDGSINHNSYNSSDDVNNLDWIRAYEYKDVVSYYEGLINLRKKYRAFRLDTALEISKDIVFLRQGEDYYEDDVVAYKIKDSSGNNEWNDIVVIFNPNNSEAFVDLKEYGWSVLVDKKCAAADEIYSIDEDSITVSAKSAHVLIKK; from the coding sequence ATGGATTTATATCAAAATTATGAAAATTATACTGGATTACTTGGAGCATTATATCAAAAAGAGAAAACAAAATTTGTTGTTTGGGCACCAAAAGCTTTAAGTGTAAGGCTTGCCTTATATGGAAAGGATGAAAAAAATGTAAATGATCCAAAAATTATCAAGAATATGAATAAAGGTAGTGAAGGAACTTTTTATTTAGAAGTTGACGGTAATTTAAATGGAGAGTTTTATAATTATTTAATAAAAAATAATAAAGAAGAGGTAATGGTTACTGATCCATATGCAAAAGCTGTTGGAGTTAATGGTAACTATGGAATGGTTGTAGATTTATCTAAAACAAATCCTGATGAATTTTTAAATGATAAAAAGCCAGAATATATATCACCTGTTTCGTCAATTATTTATGAAGTTCATATAAGAGACTTCTCTATAAATAAGAATTCTGGAATAAGTGATAAAAATAGAGGAAAATATTTAGCTTTTACTGAGAAAAATACGTCTATTCCAGGAAAGTCTACACCTACATGTATAAATCATTTAAAAAAACTTGGAATAACACATGTGCATCTTCTTCCATGCTTTGATTATCAGACTGTAGATGAATCAAAACTAGATCAGAAAGAGTACAACTGGGGATATGATCCCCAGAACTATTTTGTACCAGAAGGATCATATTCATCAAATCCTTATAAAGGAGAAGTTAGAATAAAAGAATTTAAAGAAATGGTAATGGCACTTCATGAAGAAGGAATAAGAGTAGTAATGGATATGGTATATAACCATACTTATAAATATATTGATTCAAATTTAAATTGTGCTGTTCCTGACTATTATTATAGAAAGAAAGAAAATGGTGAATTTTCAAGCGGATCTGGGTGTGGTAATGAAATAGCATCAGAACGTTTTATGGTAAGAAAACTAATCGTTGATTCTGTGAAATACTGGGCAAAAGAATATCATATTGATGGTTTTAGATTTGATCTTATGGGAGTTACTGATATAGATACAATGAAAGAAATAAGAACTGAACTTGATAAGATGGATAAATCTTTAATAATGTATGGAGAAGGATGGACAGGTGGAAGTACAGTCCTTCCAAGAAATCTACAAGCACTTAAGGAAAATGTACCAAAATTTGATAAACTTCAGATAGCAGCTTTTAGTGATGATACAAGAGATTCAATAAAAGGTCATGTATTTAAAGCTGAAGAATGTGGCTATGTAAATGGCAAAAAAAATATGGATGATAATATAAAAGCATGTGTTGTAGCATTTACAGATCAGAAGGAAATAAACTACAATAATGCAATATATACAGATATACCATGGGCAAATGAACCATATCAATGTGTAAATTATACATCTGCGCATGATAATTATACACTTTGGGATAAATTAACCATTACAGCTGCAGATTCATCATTTGAAGAAAGAAAAAATATGAATAAACTTTCTGCGGCTATTGTTCTTACATCTCAAGGAATTCCATTTTTCCAAGCAGGAGAGGAATTCTTAAGAACAAAAATAAACTCAGATGGAAGTATCAATCATAACAGTTATAATTCAAGTGATGATGTTAATAATTTAGACTGGATAAGAGCATATGAATACAAAGATGTCGTTTCTTATTATGAAGGTCTTATTAATCTTAGAAAAAAATATAGAGCATTTAGGCTAGATACTGCTTTAGAAATCTCTAAAGATATAGTATTTTTAAGACAAGGTGAAGATTATTATGAAGATGATGTTGTAGCCTATAAAATAAAAGATTCAAGTGGAAATAATGAGTGGAATGATATAGTAGTAATATTTAATCCAAATAACTCTGAAGCTTTTGTAGATCTTAAAGAATATGGATGGTCAGTATTAGTAGATAAAAAGTGCGCAGCAGCGGATGAGATATATAGCATAGATGAGGATAGTATAACAGTTTCGGCAAAATCAGCTCATGTTCTTATAAAAAAATAG
- a CDS encoding DMT family transporter — protein sequence MKHLKGNIILIITAVIWGFAFAFQSVAMDKIGPCTFLAARSLVGGIFLVPCVYIINFFNTDTKKNEKNFNKKELIIASTICGIIIFAASLVQQVGIIYTSVGKSGFITALYIVIVPILGIALKKKAGLKVWFSVLLSGIGLYFLCINESFSINIGDILTLICAFLFSIDILVVDYFSKRVNGVKMSCIQFLVCGFISLVVAFIFEKPEISQLIQAVIPILYAGVLSSGVGYTFQIIAQKDTSPVVASLIMSLESVFSVIGGFLILGETLTEKEITGCILMFSAIILSQIPDIKLKVISKNKKLS from the coding sequence ATGAAACATTTAAAAGGTAATATTATTCTTATTATAACAGCTGTAATATGGGGATTTGCATTTGCATTTCAAAGTGTTGCAATGGATAAGATAGGACCTTGTACATTTCTTGCTGCAAGAAGTCTTGTTGGAGGAATATTTTTAGTACCATGTGTATATATAATTAATTTCTTTAATACTGATACTAAGAAAAATGAAAAAAATTTTAATAAAAAAGAACTTATAATAGCAAGTACTATATGTGGAATTATAATTTTTGCTGCAAGTTTAGTTCAGCAGGTTGGAATAATCTATACAAGCGTTGGAAAATCTGGCTTTATTACAGCACTATATATCGTAATTGTACCGATTCTTGGTATTGCATTAAAGAAGAAGGCAGGATTAAAGGTATGGTTTAGTGTGCTTTTATCAGGAATTGGATTGTATTTTTTATGTATTAATGAGAGCTTTTCAATTAATATAGGGGATATTCTTACTCTTATTTGTGCATTCCTTTTTTCGATAGATATACTTGTAGTAGATTATTTTTCTAAAAGAGTTAATGGAGTAAAAATGTCATGTATTCAATTTTTGGTATGTGGATTTATTTCATTAGTTGTAGCTTTTATTTTTGAAAAACCAGAGATTTCGCAATTAATTCAGGCAGTAATACCTATTCTTTATGCTGGAGTATTGTCAAGTGGGGTTGGATATACATTCCAAATAATTGCACAGAAGGATACTTCTCCTGTAGTAGCATCTTTAATTATGAGTCTTGAATCTGTTTTTTCAGTAATAGGTGGTTTTTTGATATTAGGAGAGACACTTACGGAAAAAGAAATAACAGGATGCATATTAATGTTTTCAGCAATAATTTTATCACAGATTCCAGATATAAAATTAAAAGTAATAAGTAAAAATAAAAAGCTTTCATAG
- the bioB gene encoding biotin synthase BioB, whose product MSKIDDFKEKVLKGIFLNKEEILSLQNEDLNILTAKANEIRKQLCGNKFNLCTIINGKSGRCSENCKYCAQSIHFDTHIKEYDMLDSETVVNSAVSNFNKGVHKFSIVTSGRKLTKEEIDKVCFIFKEIHKRCPIELCASHGLLEYEDFKKLKESGVIRYHNNLETSRKYFKNICTTHTYDEKIQTIKDAKRAGLEVCSGGIIGMGESMEDRIDMAFTLRKLNVDSIPINILNPIKGTPLENEKRLSYDEILRTIALFRFTVPSAEIRLAGGRALLNDKGFSAIKSGINAAISGDMLTTSGISTEDDIKIVKELGFII is encoded by the coding sequence ATGAGTAAAATAGATGACTTTAAAGAAAAAGTATTAAAAGGAATATTTCTTAATAAAGAAGAGATATTAAGTCTTCAAAATGAAGACCTTAATATTCTTACAGCTAAAGCTAATGAAATTAGAAAACAGTTATGTGGAAATAAGTTTAACTTATGTACTATTATAAATGGTAAAAGCGGAAGATGCAGTGAAAACTGTAAGTATTGTGCGCAGTCTATACATTTTGATACTCATATAAAAGAATATGATATGCTTGATTCAGAAACAGTTGTTAACAGTGCAGTATCTAACTTTAATAAAGGAGTTCATAAATTTTCTATAGTAACATCAGGAAGAAAGCTCACAAAAGAAGAAATAGATAAAGTATGTTTTATTTTTAAAGAAATACATAAAAGATGTCCTATTGAATTATGTGCATCACATGGACTTTTAGAGTATGAAGATTTTAAAAAGCTAAAAGAATCAGGAGTTATAAGATATCATAATAATCTTGAAACTTCTAGAAAATATTTTAAAAATATATGTACAACACATACATATGATGAAAAAATTCAAACAATAAAAGACGCAAAAAGAGCAGGCCTTGAGGTATGCAGTGGTGGAATTATAGGTATGGGAGAGTCTATGGAAGATAGAATAGATATGGCTTTTACACTTAGAAAACTTAATGTAGACAGCATTCCTATAAATATACTAAATCCAATAAAAGGAACTCCTCTTGAAAATGAGAAACGTCTCTCATATGATGAAATTTTAAGAACCATAGCACTATTTAGATTTACAGTACCATCTGCAGAGATAAGATTAGCAGGTGGACGAGCTCTTCTTAATGATAAAGGATTTAGTGCTATTAAAAGTGGTATTAATGCAGCCATCTCTGGAGACATGCTTACTACATCAGGAATAAGTACAGAAGATGATATTAAAATAGTTAAAGAACTTGGCTTTATTATCTAA
- a CDS encoding alpha-amylase family glycosyl hydrolase: protein MNNWIQSRIFYHIFPLGFCGVLKKGENFKKENRLIKIENIIPKLKELNINAIYFSPVFESTYHGYDTTDYRKIDKRLGSNEDFKILCKKLHENDIKIVLDGVFNHVGRDFFAFKDVLENREKSRYVNYFANLNFNSNTPMNDGLYYEGWNGCHDLVKLNLWNDDVVNYLLESVGYWIDEFDIDGLRLDAADQIELNFFKKLREYTNKKKENFWLMGEIIHGDYNRWANSELLDSVTNYECYKGIYSSHNTKNYFEIAYSLNRQFGDYGIYKNLCLYNFVDNHDVNRLASTITNPMYIYNVYTILFTMPGIPSIYYGSEYGIKGVKKNGSDDDLRPEIDYNNIQEPDIKLYNLIKKLSKIRLNSKALKYGSYRQIMIKNEQYVFLREYKDEKVYVLLNLSDKDTDVEFNLENSKCYDLLNENSTEYSGGHVKICVKAFSAKILK from the coding sequence ATGAATAATTGGATACAAAGTAGAATATTTTATCATATTTTTCCTTTAGGATTTTGTGGAGTATTAAAAAAAGGAGAAAATTTTAAAAAGGAAAATAGATTAATAAAAATTGAAAATATAATTCCAAAACTTAAAGAATTAAATATAAATGCTATATATTTTTCTCCAGTATTTGAATCAACTTATCATGGTTACGATACTACTGACTATAGAAAAATTGATAAAAGACTTGGGAGTAATGAGGATTTTAAAATATTATGTAAAAAACTTCATGAAAATGATATAAAGATAGTTCTTGATGGAGTTTTTAATCATGTTGGGAGAGACTTTTTTGCTTTTAAGGATGTTTTAGAAAATAGAGAAAAATCTAGATATGTAAATTATTTTGCAAATCTTAATTTTAATTCTAATACTCCGATGAATGATGGATTGTATTATGAGGGTTGGAATGGATGTCATGATTTAGTAAAACTAAATCTATGGAATGATGATGTAGTAAATTATCTTTTAGAATCTGTGGGATATTGGATTGATGAATTTGATATTGATGGTTTAAGACTTGATGCGGCAGATCAAATAGAACTTAATTTCTTTAAAAAATTAAGAGAATATACAAATAAGAAAAAAGAAAATTTTTGGCTTATGGGAGAAATTATTCATGGTGACTATAACAGATGGGCAAATAGTGAGCTTTTAGATTCTGTTACAAATTATGAATGTTATAAAGGAATATATTCAAGCCATAATACCAAAAACTATTTTGAAATAGCATACTCTTTAAATAGGCAGTTCGGTGATTATGGTATTTATAAAAATTTATGCCTTTATAATTTTGTAGATAATCACGATGTTAATAGGCTTGCAAGTACTATTACAAATCCAATGTATATATATAATGTATATACAATTCTATTTACTATGCCAGGGATTCCATCAATATACTATGGAAGTGAGTATGGTATAAAAGGAGTAAAGAAAAATGGCAGCGATGATGATTTAAGACCAGAAATTGATTATAATAATATTCAAGAACCTGATATTAAATTATACAATTTAATAAAAAAGCTTTCTAAGATAAGGCTTAATAGTAAAGCACTTAAATATGGCTCATATAGACAGATTATGATAAAAAATGAACAATATGTTTTTCTAAGAGAATATAAAGATGAAAAAGTGTATGTTCTTCTAAATCTTTCAGATAAAGATACAGATGTTGAATTTAATTTAGAAAATTCTAAATGTTACGATTTACTAAATGAAAATTCTACAGAGTACTCTGGTGGTCATGTAAAGATTTGTGTTAAAGCTTTTTCAGCGAAAATATTAAAATAA
- a CDS encoding DUF1002 domain-containing protein, whose product MTKKNKFMKIFVSSLLSALCILSIPNTIVYADSYKSVTLGADLSDSQKSQMLDYFGVTKETAQIQEVTSKEEKKYLGQVATVEQLGNRSISCSYVEPTQSGGLNIKTNNLTWVTDGMIKNALVTAGIENANVTAASPFEVSGTAALTGILKGFESSDGGQKIDEDKKEAANEEIVVTGDLSDKIGANDATNLINDAKKEVVKKKPETDADMNKILNDVTKDYKDKLSDDDIQKIKELMSKINDLNINYDDIKDQLSDISNQLKDKLNSKEARGFFAKIAQMLSDFFSSVSGFFQN is encoded by the coding sequence ATGACTAAAAAAAATAAATTTATGAAAATATTTGTTTCTTCATTATTATCGGCATTATGTATTTTAAGTATACCTAATACGATAGTTTATGCAGATTCATATAAATCCGTAACTCTAGGAGCTGATTTATCTGATTCTCAAAAAAGTCAGATGCTTGATTATTTTGGCGTTACAAAAGAGACTGCACAAATTCAGGAAGTTACATCTAAAGAAGAAAAAAAATATCTTGGACAAGTTGCTACTGTAGAACAGCTTGGGAATAGATCTATATCATGTTCATATGTTGAGCCAACTCAAAGTGGTGGACTTAATATAAAAACTAATAATTTAACATGGGTAACAGATGGAATGATAAAAAACGCCCTCGTAACAGCAGGTATAGAGAATGCAAACGTAACAGCCGCATCACCTTTTGAAGTTTCAGGAACCGCTGCTTTAACAGGTATTTTAAAAGGTTTTGAAAGTTCTGACGGTGGTCAAAAGATAGATGAAGATAAAAAAGAAGCTGCTAATGAAGAAATAGTAGTTACAGGAGACCTTAGTGATAAAATAGGTGCTAATGATGCTACAAATTTAATAAATGATGCAAAAAAGGAAGTCGTTAAGAAAAAGCCAGAAACTGATGCTGATATGAATAAAATACTTAACGATGTAACTAAAGATTATAAAGATAAATTATCTGATGATGATATTCAAAAAATAAAAGAGCTTATGTCAAAAATAAATGACCTTAATATTAATTATGATGATATAAAAGATCAGCTTAGTGATATTTCAAATCAATTAAAAGACAAATTAAACTCAAAAGAAGCTCGTGGATTTTTTGCTAAAATAGCTCAGATGCTTTCAGACTTTTTCTCATCAGTATCAGGATTTTTTCAAAATTAG
- a CDS encoding DUF4931 domain-containing protein — protein MKTDKYLLFLSNIGKNKPNTFIKKDDECPFCHREKLTDIIEEEGPYLFLKNKYPTLKDTDQFVLVETYECGFNMNEYSDTYLEELFSFGIKYWFKLEKSNKYRSVIFYKNYGPQSGGSIKHAHMQIVGLKNMDFYQNIEKENFSGVTVIAKDDFELNISTYPLSGFNEFNVIMNDNLKDLSIFSNSILKVIKFILNDYLVVCNSYNLFFYHYDKKVICKIKPRFVTSPLLIGYCINQKLDNADKIRNKLKEKYFK, from the coding sequence ATGAAAACAGATAAATATCTTTTATTTTTAAGTAATATTGGGAAAAATAAGCCTAATACATTTATAAAGAAAGATGATGAGTGTCCATTTTGCCATAGAGAAAAATTAACCGATATAATTGAAGAAGAAGGTCCGTATCTGTTTCTTAAAAATAAATATCCAACTCTTAAAGATACAGATCAGTTTGTACTTGTTGAAACTTATGAATGTGGCTTTAACATGAATGAATATAGTGATACGTATTTAGAAGAATTATTTTCTTTTGGAATAAAATACTGGTTTAAATTAGAAAAATCAAATAAATATAGGTCTGTAATTTTTTATAAAAATTATGGACCTCAATCTGGAGGGAGTATTAAACATGCTCATATGCAGATAGTTGGACTTAAAAATATGGATTTTTATCAAAATATAGAAAAAGAAAATTTCTCAGGGGTTACTGTTATAGCAAAAGACGATTTTGAACTTAACATAAGTACATATCCGCTTAGTGGATTTAATGAATTTAATGTTATTATGAATGATAATCTTAAAGATTTAAGTATTTTCTCTAATAGCATATTAAAAGTTATTAAATTTATTTTAAATGATTATCTTGTAGTATGTAACAGTTATAATCTGTTCTTTTATCATTATGACAAGAAAGTAATATGTAAAATAAAACCAAGATTTGTTACATCTCCTCTTTTAATAGGATACTGCATTAATCAAAAACTAGATAATGCAGATAAAATAAGAAATAAACTAAAAGAAAAATATTTTAAATAA
- a CDS encoding DUF2232 domain-containing protein yields the protein MADKMNKKLNLKYMTEAAVLSAASVCLNIMLIGSGLGSFGYIDFIIPIITVLIIMKCDIKYALLSSIVTLVTTMITIGNLVILLYIFQSMMIGFIIGVVLNIKKNSFSDNILIASFFSCMFMIIFDINFSGILGVSILQESSEILKTISLEGEIKDVFYYYTIISVPLGTTIITYVVSVFLGKKLNILNDRTKCEVKEFLSYKKTMPYIVCSSLYFNAAAISIFIFDILNRLNIKIERLFYLNIFITSLRYILIFILFVDSIRVIMIFLRKRYKSRLLLILFEILIFYLAFRKFTISVYILILTSIIIDMIFSIRQKSRNYIEYILKNDI from the coding sequence ATGGCAGATAAAATGAATAAAAAGTTGAATTTAAAATATATGACAGAAGCTGCAGTATTATCTGCAGCTTCTGTTTGCTTGAATATTATGCTGATAGGATCAGGACTTGGATCATTTGGATACATAGATTTTATAATACCAATAATTACAGTGCTTATAATAATGAAGTGTGATATAAAGTATGCTTTATTATCATCTATAGTTACGCTTGTAACGACTATGATTACTATAGGAAACTTAGTTATTTTATTATATATTTTTCAGAGCATGATGATAGGCTTTATTATAGGAGTAGTTTTAAATATAAAAAAGAATTCTTTTTCTGATAATATACTTATAGCTTCATTTTTTTCATGTATGTTTATGATTATTTTTGATATAAATTTTTCTGGAATTTTAGGAGTAAGTATTTTACAGGAATCATCTGAAATTTTAAAAACTATTTCACTTGAGGGAGAGATAAAAGATGTTTTTTATTATTACACTATAATAAGTGTTCCTCTTGGAACCACAATAATTACATATGTAGTATCAGTCTTTTTAGGGAAAAAGCTTAATATTTTAAATGACAGAACTAAATGCGAGGTAAAAGAATTTTTAAGTTATAAAAAAACAATGCCATATATAGTATGCAGTTCTTTATATTTTAATGCTGCAGCTATTAGTATATTTATTTTTGATATATTAAACAGATTAAATATCAAAATAGAAAGACTTTTTTATTTAAATATTTTTATTACTAGTTTAAGGTATATACTTATTTTTATATTATTTGTTGACAGCATTAGAGTTATAATGATTTTTTTAAGAAAAAGATATAAAAGCAGGCTACTTTTAATACTTTTTGAGATATTAATATTTTATCTTGCATTTAGAAAGTTTACGATAAGTGTTTATATACTTATATTAACGAGTATAATAATAGATATGATATTTTCTATTAGACAAAAGAGTAGAAATTATATAGAATATATATTAAAAAATGATATATGA
- a CDS encoding HD-GYP domain-containing protein, protein MAKVVAPLKVSELKEGMLIVKDIVTDGDVLVKQNVNVTNAVIKKIKDYLYFGDVFVQCELDDINDSKKKKEAEFGLVEKTFNEFSDNLKDFFSTFSKSHDKTITEVREMVQNVKAQLGSDSFVIRNIILNGSGEDCIFKHTVDVAALSSLLGKWLHFSKTELNLLTYAAIFHDCGKYKIDPKILNKKEELTEKEFDIIKQHPVLSYNLVKEIKFLDKSVSLGVIMHHEREDGSGYPFGLKGEKIHKFAKVIAIADVFDAINSNRGYKNKELPFQALQTIKDESLGKLQYEYCNVFLQHIIDFYLGEKVILNTGEEAKILQMNINELDRPLVFKNGEFLDLTKDRKYFIKKLLK, encoded by the coding sequence TGTTACAAATGCTGTAATTAAAAAGATAAAGGATTATTTATATTTTGGGGATGTATTTGTTCAGTGTGAATTAGATGATATTAATGATTCAAAGAAAAAGAAAGAAGCAGAATTTGGACTCGTAGAAAAGACTTTTAATGAGTTTTCTGATAATTTAAAAGACTTTTTTTCGACTTTTTCAAAATCGCATGATAAAACTATTACAGAAGTTAGAGAAATGGTCCAAAATGTTAAAGCACAACTAGGCTCGGATAGTTTTGTAATACGTAATATTATATTAAATGGAAGCGGAGAAGATTGTATATTTAAGCATACTGTTGATGTAGCAGCTTTAAGTTCTCTTCTTGGAAAATGGCTTCATTTTAGTAAAACAGAACTTAATCTTTTAACTTATGCTGCGATTTTTCATGATTGTGGAAAGTATAAAATAGATCCTAAAATTTTAAATAAAAAAGAAGAACTTACAGAAAAAGAATTCGATATAATTAAACAGCATCCTGTTCTAAGCTATAATTTGGTAAAAGAAATTAAATTCTTGGACAAGTCTGTAAGTTTAGGCGTAATAATGCATCATGAAAGAGAAGATGGATCTGGATATCCTTTTGGATTAAAGGGAGAAAAAATACATAAATTTGCAAAAGTGATTGCTATTGCAGATGTATTTGATGCTATTAATTCAAATAGGGGATATAAAAATAAAGAACTTCCATTCCAGGCACTTCAAACAATAAAAGATGAAAGCCTTGGTAAACTTCAATACGAATATTGTAATGTATTTTTACAACATATAATAGATTTCTATTTAGGTGAAAAAGTCATTTTAAATACTGGTGAAGAGGCAAAAATTTTACAGATGAATATAAATGAACTTGACAGACCTCTTGTATTTAAGAATGGTGAGTTTTTAGACCTTACAAAAGATAGAAAGTATTTTATTAAAAAATTGTTAAAATAA
- a CDS encoding ECF transporter S component: MENTMTHTKELVLMGLMIAIIYVAGSIIKIPSVGGFVHIGDCMVFLSVVVLGKKKGAVASAIGMMLVDLLGGYYFWAPFTFVIKGVMAYISGLLLEVIPLKKTYAKYIISFIVGAIFMVFAYFLAGIIVSGFLTQKAGLLSGIIFASKDIIGNIIQSGTGVVLAFLLSGIILKAKSSYFN, translated from the coding sequence ATGGAAAATACTATGACACACACAAAAGAACTTGTACTTATGGGGCTTATGATTGCAATTATTTATGTTGCAGGAAGTATAATTAAAATACCATCAGTTGGTGGATTTGTTCATATAGGAGACTGCATGGTATTTTTATCAGTAGTGGTACTTGGAAAGAAAAAAGGTGCAGTTGCAAGTGCAATAGGTATGATGCTTGTTGATTTACTTGGAGGCTATTATTTTTGGGCACCATTTACTTTTGTAATAAAAGGAGTAATGGCATATATTTCAGGACTTTTACTAGAAGTGATTCCATTAAAAAAGACATATGCTAAATATATAATATCATTTATTGTAGGTGCTATTTTTATGGTTTTTGCTTATTTTTTAGCAGGCATAATTGTCTCTGGATTTTTAACACAGAAAGCTGGTTTACTTTCAGGAATTATTTTTGCATCTAAAGATATTATAGGAAATATAATACAATCTGGAACAGGAGTTGTTTTAGCGTTTTTACTTAGCGGTATAATTTTAAAAGCAAAATCATCATATTTTAATTAA
- a CDS encoding D-isomer specific 2-hydroxyacid dehydrogenase family protein — protein sequence MKIFAYSHRNDETEYFKKFSKKYNIEINTTDEEPTLKNVSFAKGYECISVITTIINKDLLEEFKSIGVKYISTRTIGYDHIDINYAEELGISVGNVTYSPISVADYTIMLILMITRKAKLILERSSVQDYSLEKVQGVELSRLTIGVMGTGRIGRTVIKHLSGFGCRIIAYDIYENDEVKKYAEYVSLKELFKQSDLITLHMPATDENYHIINKKSLDIMKDNVFIVNTARGSLIDTEDLISYIEKGKVIGAGLDVIEHEPGLYYNDLKGQVISNRQMAILKSFPNVIVTPHTAFYTNQAVSDMVENSIKSCILFMEGKENPWQIK from the coding sequence ATGAAAATATTTGCATATAGTCACAGAAATGATGAAACTGAATATTTTAAGAAATTTAGTAAAAAATATAATATAGAGATAAATACAACAGATGAAGAGCCAACACTTAAAAATGTTTCTTTTGCTAAAGGATATGAATGTATAAGCGTTATAACTACTATAATTAATAAGGATCTTTTAGAGGAATTTAAAAGTATAGGGGTTAAATATATTTCAACACGTACAATAGGTTATGATCATATAGATATAAATTATGCAGAAGAATTAGGAATAAGTGTTGGAAATGTAACGTATTCACCTATAAGTGTGGCAGATTATACTATAATGCTCATACTTATGATTACGAGAAAAGCAAAGCTTATACTTGAGAGAAGTTCAGTACAAGATTATTCACTTGAAAAAGTTCAAGGAGTGGAACTCTCAAGGCTTACTATAGGAGTCATGGGAACTGGAAGGATAGGAAGAACAGTAATAAAGCATTTAAGTGGTTTTGGATGCAGAATTATTGCATATGATATTTATGAAAATGATGAAGTAAAAAAGTATGCAGAATATGTATCACTTAAAGAACTTTTTAAACAGAGTGATCTTATAACTCTTCATATGCCTGCAACAGATGAAAATTATCATATTATTAATAAAAAATCTCTTGATATTATGAAAGATAATGTATTTATAGTAAATACAGCAAGAGGTTCACTTATTGATACAGAGGATTTAATATCTTATATTGAAAAAGGGAAGGTTATAGGTGCAGGACTTGATGTAATAGAGCATGAACCAGGTCTTTACTATAATGATCTTAAAGGTCAGGTTATATCAAACAGACAGATGGCTATTTTAAAATCTTTCCCTAATGTTATAGTGACTCCGCATACAGCATTTTATACGAATCAAGCTGTAAGTGATATGGTTGAAAATTCTATAAAAAGCTGTATATTGTTTATGGAAGGTAAGGAAAATCCATGGCAGATAAAATGA